In a genomic window of Paramicrobacterium chengjingii:
- a CDS encoding YciI family protein, with translation MKYMLIMRNTSDAAIHEYEETNFEEVINAMGRYNESMMKAGVLLAGEGLSDASEGFVVDFNSETPIVTDGPYGETHELFNGFWIIEVASKDEAVEWARRAPLGRGSKLEVRRVTDESDFDDFAGNEYIEKEKGWRKEQEERAAQS, from the coding sequence GTGAAATACATGCTGATCATGCGCAACACGAGCGACGCAGCGATCCACGAGTACGAGGAGACAAACTTCGAAGAGGTCATCAACGCCATGGGGCGCTATAACGAATCGATGATGAAAGCTGGCGTGCTGCTCGCCGGAGAAGGACTCAGCGACGCCTCCGAAGGTTTCGTCGTCGACTTCAACTCTGAGACCCCGATCGTCACCGACGGCCCCTACGGCGAAACGCACGAGCTCTTCAACGGGTTCTGGATCATCGAGGTTGCGAGCAAAGACGAAGCCGTGGAGTGGGCGCGCCGTGCCCCGCTCGGCCGCGGAAGCAAGCTCGAAGTGCGCCGTGTCACCGACGAGAGCGACTTCGACGACTTCGCCGGCAACGAGTACATCGAGAAAGAGAAGGGCTGGCGCAAGGAGCAGGAGGAGCGCGCAGCCCAGTCATAG
- a CDS encoding DinB family protein produces MTVIDDQGRPEPPIAATELDTLVGFLEYQRATFEWKCAGLNSAGLNATTASSSMTLGGMMKHLALNEDSWFSERLLGRDPADEWADVDWDTDMDWEWHSAADDSPERLRRLWADAVTHSRACVATALERDGLDTPAVGALRDGSHVSLRWILVHLIEEYARHNGHADLLRESIDGEIGE; encoded by the coding sequence ATGACCGTCATCGATGACCAGGGGCGCCCGGAACCGCCGATCGCCGCGACAGAACTCGACACACTTGTGGGCTTCCTCGAGTATCAGCGCGCCACGTTCGAGTGGAAGTGCGCCGGGCTCAACTCCGCGGGGCTGAACGCCACGACAGCATCGTCGTCGATGACTCTCGGCGGCATGATGAAGCACCTCGCCCTCAACGAGGACTCCTGGTTCTCGGAACGACTTCTCGGCAGAGACCCGGCGGACGAGTGGGCCGACGTCGACTGGGACACCGATATGGACTGGGAGTGGCATTCGGCCGCCGATGACAGTCCCGAGCGCCTGCGTCGGTTGTGGGCGGATGCTGTCACACACTCGCGTGCGTGCGTGGCGACGGCGCTCGAGCGCGACGGTCTCGACACGCCCGCCGTGGGCGCACTGCGCGACGGTTCGCACGTGTCACTGCGCTGGATCCTCGTGCATCTGATCGAGGAATACGCGCGCCACAACGGCCACGCCGATCTGCTGCGCGAGTCAATCGACGGCGAAATCGGCGAGTAG
- a CDS encoding GyrI-like domain-containing protein, which yields MQNHDIKKQHRALYAPKPGVFALVEVPTISYLIVDGHGDPNTSDDYADAVVALFSLSYGIRALAKRNLERVHTVAPLEGLWSADEMEAFTTRRKSDWDWTMMIAQPEWIDEDVVAEATRTVRRKKNPAALEQVRFAQHPGHLAAQVLHVGSYDDEGPVIAEMHDTFIANEGCTLAGHHHEIYLSDVRKTVPEKLRTIIRQPVERL from the coding sequence ATGCAGAACCACGACATCAAGAAGCAGCACCGAGCCCTCTACGCGCCGAAGCCGGGTGTGTTCGCTCTTGTCGAGGTGCCGACCATCTCGTACCTCATTGTCGATGGGCACGGCGACCCCAATACGTCAGATGACTACGCGGATGCTGTTGTCGCGCTCTTCTCGCTCTCGTACGGCATCCGGGCACTCGCCAAGCGGAATCTCGAGCGCGTGCACACCGTCGCGCCGCTCGAAGGCCTGTGGTCGGCCGACGAGATGGAAGCCTTCACAACGAGACGAAAATCTGACTGGGACTGGACGATGATGATCGCGCAGCCTGAGTGGATCGACGAGGACGTTGTGGCCGAAGCGACACGGACAGTGCGTCGAAAGAAAAATCCGGCGGCGCTCGAGCAGGTGCGCTTCGCGCAGCATCCTGGTCACCTGGCGGCGCAGGTGCTTCATGTTGGGTCATACGACGACGAGGGCCCCGTGATCGCAGAGATGCATGACACTTTCATTGCGAACGAAGGCTGCACACTCGCAGGCCACCACCACGAGATCTACCTGTCTGACGTGCGCAAGACGGTGCCCGAGAAGCTGCGCACCATCATTCGGCAGCCTGTCGAGCGTCTCTGA
- a CDS encoding MFS transporter, which produces MIPDAASAQLSEPTKRVSIGWLLAFALAWFGFWLLIVLPGQFMVLKLASVLDPMGKVASSSFMIAEMSVVIVVSVPFIGVACDRTRTRFGRRRAWILGGFVTATVPFAFVGAQASWPLAALLLAVVSLGQAAVLVALSAVIADQVPREQRGRASAAMGVPQVIALAGGMVIVTMLVTDVAQSWFVIAALALASSIPFLVMLRDTEPGPLLPRARFRMLRRSDLHGYRDFSWAMLSRVLINAGNLTGTTYLLYFLADVLHVPDPDEALTTLIFVYLGACAAASWLSGILSDRWQMRRHFVAASAALQAAAALCLAFVPTWESAMVAAVLLGFGFGTFLAVDQALITDVLPRPESRARDLGIINSAQYLPIAPVVGWLVLGVAGYTELYAVTAVIIVAGGITVYRIRSVR; this is translated from the coding sequence ATGATTCCGGATGCCGCGAGCGCGCAGCTCTCCGAGCCGACGAAACGCGTCAGCATCGGGTGGCTCCTCGCGTTCGCCCTCGCCTGGTTCGGCTTCTGGCTGCTCATCGTGCTGCCTGGGCAGTTCATGGTGCTCAAGCTCGCGAGCGTTCTCGACCCGATGGGCAAAGTGGCGTCGAGCTCGTTCATGATCGCCGAGATGTCCGTCGTGATCGTGGTGTCTGTTCCGTTCATCGGCGTGGCGTGCGACCGCACACGCACGCGCTTCGGCCGGCGCCGCGCCTGGATTCTCGGCGGCTTCGTCACCGCAACGGTGCCGTTCGCGTTTGTCGGCGCGCAAGCATCCTGGCCCCTGGCCGCATTGCTGCTCGCCGTGGTCTCGCTCGGGCAGGCGGCAGTGCTCGTCGCGCTTTCTGCGGTGATCGCCGACCAGGTGCCGCGGGAGCAGCGCGGTCGTGCCTCCGCCGCGATGGGCGTTCCTCAGGTGATTGCGCTCGCGGGCGGAATGGTCATAGTCACGATGCTCGTCACAGACGTGGCGCAGAGCTGGTTCGTCATCGCCGCACTCGCGCTGGCATCGAGCATCCCGTTTCTGGTCATGCTGCGCGACACCGAGCCCGGGCCGCTGCTGCCACGAGCACGATTTCGGATGCTGCGCCGCAGCGATCTGCACGGGTACAGGGACTTCTCGTGGGCGATGCTTTCGCGTGTGCTGATCAACGCCGGCAACCTCACGGGCACGACGTACCTGCTATATTTCCTCGCCGATGTGCTGCACGTGCCCGATCCAGACGAAGCGCTCACGACGCTGATCTTCGTGTACCTCGGAGCATGCGCTGCCGCATCGTGGCTGAGCGGCATCCTGTCTGATCGGTGGCAGATGCGCCGCCACTTCGTCGCCGCGTCGGCTGCACTGCAGGCCGCCGCCGCGCTGTGCCTCGCGTTCGTGCCCACGTGGGAGAGCGCCATGGTCGCCGCTGTACTGCTCGGCTTCGGATTCGGCACGTTCCTCGCCGTCGACCAGGCGCTGATCACCGACGTGCTGCCTCGCCCGGAGTCACGTGCCCGCGACCTCGGCATCATCAACTCGGCGCAGTACCTGCCGATCGCGCCGGTCGTGGGGTGGCTGGTGCTGGGCGTCGCCGGGTACACGGAGCTCTACGCGGTGACGGCGGTGATCATCGTCGCGGGCGGCATCACGGTGTACCGCATCCGCTCGGTGCGCTGA
- the ectA gene encoding diaminobutyrate acetyltransferase — MSATQAITNVQVESDSTERIVAPGPEHAAEMWRIARDSVTLDLNPSYAYLVYCRDFSNTSRVAVVDGKVVGYIMGHLRPEKPHHLFVWQVAVDESYRGRGLAGRMLDELFGGVAASDDVHTVETTITDDNEASQKLFASFARRWQKAPMTVDPLFEEAHFPDGHDAEKLYEIGPIFFLDDELLAEVEEKRERAESLG; from the coding sequence ATGTCTGCGACTCAAGCCATTACGAATGTCCAAGTCGAGAGTGACTCCACGGAGCGCATTGTCGCTCCCGGACCCGAACACGCTGCCGAGATGTGGCGCATTGCGCGCGACTCGGTCACGCTCGATCTCAACCCCTCCTACGCATACCTCGTGTACTGCCGCGACTTCAGCAACACCAGCCGTGTTGCCGTCGTCGACGGCAAAGTCGTCGGGTACATCATGGGTCATTTGAGACCCGAGAAGCCGCACCACCTTTTCGTCTGGCAGGTCGCTGTCGACGAGAGCTACCGCGGGCGAGGACTCGCCGGCCGGATGCTTGATGAGCTGTTCGGTGGTGTCGCGGCATCCGATGACGTTCACACCGTCGAGACGACGATCACCGATGACAATGAGGCGTCGCAGAAGCTGTTCGCCTCGTTCGCCAGGCGCTGGCAGAAGGCGCCGATGACCGTTGACCCGCTGTTCGAGGAGGCGCATTTCCCCGACGGCCACGACGCCGAAAAGCTCTACGAGATTGGCCCGATCTTCTTTCTCGACGACGAGCTTCTCGCCGAGGTCGAGGAAAAGCGCGAACGCGCGGAATCTCTCGGCTAA
- a CDS encoding HepT-like ribonuclease domain-containing protein — MTDMPERTRRVLPDLLSFAGAAERLVARGHDAYANDEVLRLASEALLHKIGEAVGKLPDDFVDAHPDVPWRAMKATRNLVAHEYEQIDYAIIWNALAVRLPASAEIIREILKVR, encoded by the coding sequence ATGACGGATATGCCTGAGAGGACGCGGAGGGTGCTGCCTGACCTTCTTTCGTTCGCGGGTGCTGCCGAGAGGCTGGTGGCGAGAGGGCACGACGCATACGCAAACGACGAAGTGCTGAGGCTGGCTTCGGAAGCCCTTCTTCACAAGATCGGGGAGGCCGTGGGGAAACTGCCGGACGACTTCGTGGATGCGCATCCAGACGTGCCGTGGCGGGCGATGAAGGCAACGCGCAATCTTGTCGCGCACGAGTATGAGCAGATCGATTATGCGATCATCTGGAACGCACTCGCGGTGAGGCTGCCGGCCAGCGCAGAGATCATCAGAGAGATTCTTAAGGTTCGCTGA
- a CDS encoding glyceraldehyde-3-phosphate dehydrogenase: protein MNSTAEAHRTHWIAREEQAERLIPLVGGLYRNHGVVTSIHGRRLIGLSTIDLIKAHKFARQVGAQTMSMDASTAVLEALTALKPAPASLDIARLHAAHRDRGADMSLLDFLRQELADIVADDAAESEPRDVVLYGFGRIGRLVARLLIAHSGGGAGLRLRAIVVRKGSDDDIIKRASLLRRDSVHGPFAGTLTVDDENNTILANGTLIQVIYSHDPATIDYTEYGIENAIVVDNTGRWRDRAGLEQHLRSTGVSRVLLTAPGKGDLKNIVYGINHDDISAGDSILSAASCTTNAITPVLAAIDEAYGIVRGHVETVHSYTNDQNLIDNFHKGERRGRSAALNMVITETGAAKAVAKALPGLAGKLTGSSIRVPTPDVSLAILNLTLENHADRDELNAYLRAVSLHSKLRQQVDYIESPEIVSTDFVGSHRAGIVDGLATIADDENVVLYVWYDNEFGYSCQVLRVIEEMAGTHPAVVPPREKVTLESMRELGIGV from the coding sequence GTGAACAGCACTGCAGAGGCCCACCGCACACACTGGATTGCCCGGGAGGAGCAGGCGGAGCGACTTATTCCGCTGGTGGGCGGTCTGTACCGCAACCACGGAGTGGTGACATCGATTCATGGTCGTCGGCTGATCGGGCTGTCGACGATCGACCTCATCAAGGCGCACAAGTTCGCGCGGCAGGTCGGTGCACAGACAATGTCGATGGATGCCTCGACGGCTGTGCTTGAAGCGCTCACGGCACTCAAACCGGCACCGGCATCTCTCGACATCGCCCGCCTGCACGCCGCCCACCGCGACCGCGGCGCAGACATGAGCCTTCTCGACTTTCTGCGGCAGGAGCTTGCCGACATTGTGGCCGATGACGCCGCAGAGTCCGAGCCACGAGACGTCGTGCTGTATGGGTTCGGCCGCATCGGACGACTCGTTGCCCGTCTGCTCATTGCTCACTCGGGCGGAGGCGCCGGGCTGAGGCTGCGCGCGATCGTCGTGCGCAAGGGCAGCGATGACGACATCATCAAGCGAGCGAGTCTTCTGCGCCGTGATTCCGTGCACGGGCCGTTCGCCGGAACTCTGACCGTTGACGACGAGAACAACACGATTCTCGCCAACGGAACCCTCATCCAGGTGATCTACTCACACGACCCGGCGACCATTGACTACACCGAATACGGGATTGAGAACGCGATCGTCGTTGACAACACCGGGCGCTGGCGCGACAGGGCCGGGCTCGAGCAGCACCTCCGCTCGACGGGGGTTTCGCGTGTGTTGCTCACGGCACCGGGCAAGGGCGATCTGAAGAACATCGTGTACGGCATCAATCACGACGACATTTCGGCTGGCGACAGCATCCTCTCTGCTGCCTCATGCACCACGAACGCCATCACTCCCGTGCTCGCCGCGATCGACGAGGCCTACGGCATTGTCCGGGGACACGTCGAGACCGTTCATTCTTACACGAACGATCAGAACCTGATCGACAACTTCCACAAGGGCGAGCGTCGAGGCCGGTCGGCTGCACTCAATATGGTGATCACCGAGACGGGCGCTGCCAAGGCCGTGGCGAAGGCATTGCCAGGGCTCGCGGGCAAACTGACGGGAAGCTCTATTCGTGTGCCGACGCCCGATGTCTCTCTCGCGATACTGAACCTGACGCTTGAGAACCACGCGGATCGAGACGAACTCAATGCGTACCTGCGTGCCGTGTCGCTGCACTCGAAGCTGCGGCAGCAGGTCGACTACATCGAATCGCCCGAGATCGTATCGACGGACTTCGTCGGCTCGCACCGAGCGGGAATCGTCGACGGGCTCGCGACCATCGCGGATGACGAGAACGTGGTTCTGTATGTCTGGTACGACAACGAGTTCGGGTACAGCTGCCAGGTTCTGCGGGTGATCGAGGAGATGGCGGGGACGCACCCCGCGGTCGTGCCGCCGCGTGAGAAGGTCACCCTCGAGTCGATGCGTGAGCTCGGTATCGGCGTCTGA
- the ectB gene encoding diaminobutyrate--2-oxoglutarate transaminase — protein MSPISDAIIALESEVRSYSRSWPAEFDRAVGSHMYDVDGREYIDFFAGAGALNYGHNNPILKKVLIDYISDDRVMHSLDMFTTSRQEFIETFNDVILKPRGYDYKLAFPGPGGTQATEAALKLARKYTGRESVISFTNGFHGMTLGALSVTGNSLKRGGAGIPLVHATPMPYDDYFDGDYPDFFYLERLLTDSGSGLNKPGAVIVETVQGEGGINPARYEWLQNLSKLCKKHDILLIIDDVQMGCGRTGTFFSFEEAGIEPDMVCLSKSISGYGIPMALTLLKPELDVWEPGEHNGTFRGISAGFATATAAIREYWSDDTFTTSIKDKGETVAKRFQSIVDVTPGITVAAKGRGLARGIEMASGELADAVCEEAFKNGLLVETAGPSGEVVKLLAALTIPEDVLNAGLDILESAVATVASGELADSASTIPNNEESYA, from the coding sequence ATGTCCCCCATTTCAGACGCCATCATCGCTCTTGAGTCAGAGGTCCGGAGCTATTCACGCTCGTGGCCCGCTGAGTTCGATCGCGCCGTCGGCAGCCACATGTACGACGTGGACGGCCGCGAGTATATCGACTTCTTCGCCGGAGCCGGAGCGCTTAACTACGGCCACAACAACCCGATCCTCAAGAAGGTGCTGATCGACTACATCAGCGACGACCGGGTGATGCACTCCCTCGACATGTTCACGACGTCGCGCCAGGAGTTCATCGAGACGTTCAATGACGTGATCTTGAAGCCGCGCGGCTACGATTACAAGCTCGCGTTCCCCGGGCCCGGCGGAACGCAGGCCACTGAGGCAGCACTTAAGCTCGCCCGCAAGTACACGGGCCGTGAGTCGGTAATCAGCTTCACGAACGGCTTCCACGGCATGACGCTCGGCGCCCTGTCCGTGACCGGAAACTCGCTCAAGCGCGGCGGCGCCGGCATTCCGCTCGTGCACGCCACCCCGATGCCGTACGACGATTACTTCGACGGCGACTACCCGGACTTCTTCTACCTTGAGCGTCTGCTCACCGACAGCGGCAGCGGGCTGAACAAGCCCGGCGCCGTCATCGTCGAGACGGTGCAGGGTGAAGGTGGCATCAACCCCGCCCGCTATGAGTGGCTGCAGAACCTCTCGAAGCTCTGCAAGAAGCACGACATTCTGCTGATCATCGATGATGTTCAGATGGGATGCGGTCGCACCGGCACCTTCTTCAGCTTTGAAGAGGCCGGTATCGAGCCCGACATGGTCTGCCTGTCGAAGTCGATCTCGGGCTACGGCATCCCCATGGCCCTCACACTGCTCAAGCCAGAGCTCGATGTGTGGGAGCCAGGCGAACACAACGGCACGTTCCGCGGAATCAGCGCTGGTTTCGCCACAGCCACCGCGGCGATCCGCGAGTACTGGTCAGACGACACATTCACAACGTCCATCAAAGACAAGGGTGAGACAGTCGCCAAGCGCTTCCAGTCGATCGTCGACGTGACGCCGGGCATCACCGTTGCCGCAAAGGGCCGTGGGCTCGCGCGCGGCATCGAGATGGCCAGCGGAGAGCTTGCGGACGCGGTTTGCGAGGAAGCCTTCAAGAACGGGCTTCTCGTCGAGACCGCTGGCCCGAGCGGCGAGGTCGTCAAGTTGCTTGCCGCCCTCACCATTCCCGAGGATGTCCTCAACGCCGGTCTCGACATTCTGGAGAGCGCAGTCGCGACTGTCGCCTCCGGAGAGCTGGCGGATTCAGCATCCACCATTCCGAACAACGAGGAGAGCTACGCATGA
- a CDS encoding MFS transporter translates to MPDETRFPWVGLLTLAGAIFVSVTSEFLPTGLLPDMARDLDVSLSTAGLLVTVFAGTVVIATTPLAALTRNVSRKALVVFVLLVIALANVLAAIAPSYELLVGARILGGLAHGLFWAVVAAYSAHLVPPHQLGRAVAITSGGGSAAFVLGVPVGTALGHVLSWRAAFLIIGGIVVVLALVVIRFLPAVQHKVPLRTGEIPIPARRDRSLPGVIIVCIVILLVLTAHNTFYTYIAPWLINVAGFPGDSVAFLLFLFGGAGAIGLVIAGFTTDRFPKRGFAIAVLALMAAITVLALFTESQIVVTAAFVVWGVTFGGIPAMMQTRMLHTASFRLRDLAAALQTTAFNIGIGGGALLGSLILDGFDLTALPLAAIALFAVGLVLSVSTDALRVARARRSML, encoded by the coding sequence GTGCCCGACGAAACACGCTTTCCCTGGGTCGGCCTTCTCACTCTCGCCGGTGCCATATTCGTCTCGGTGACCAGCGAGTTTCTGCCGACCGGCCTGCTGCCCGACATGGCTCGCGACCTCGATGTCAGCCTGTCGACAGCCGGACTTCTCGTGACCGTGTTCGCGGGAACGGTCGTCATTGCGACAACGCCGCTCGCCGCTCTGACACGCAACGTGTCGCGCAAGGCGCTCGTGGTCTTCGTTCTGCTCGTGATTGCCCTCGCCAACGTGCTCGCTGCCATCGCGCCCAGCTACGAGCTACTTGTCGGGGCACGCATACTCGGCGGGCTCGCCCACGGGCTGTTCTGGGCCGTCGTCGCCGCGTACTCGGCCCACCTCGTTCCCCCGCACCAGCTCGGACGTGCCGTTGCCATTACGTCGGGCGGCGGCTCTGCCGCATTCGTTCTCGGCGTACCCGTCGGCACAGCCCTCGGTCACGTTCTGAGTTGGCGCGCCGCCTTCCTGATCATCGGCGGCATCGTGGTGGTGCTTGCCCTCGTCGTCATCAGGTTTCTGCCCGCGGTGCAACACAAGGTGCCGCTGCGCACGGGAGAGATTCCGATTCCCGCGCGCCGAGACCGCAGCCTGCCCGGCGTCATCATCGTGTGCATCGTGATTCTGCTCGTACTTACCGCGCACAACACCTTCTACACCTACATCGCTCCCTGGCTCATCAACGTTGCGGGTTTCCCCGGAGACAGCGTCGCCTTTCTGTTGTTCCTCTTCGGCGGCGCCGGCGCTATTGGCCTCGTGATCGCCGGCTTCACCACCGACCGCTTCCCCAAGCGGGGCTTTGCCATCGCCGTGCTCGCTCTCATGGCAGCGATCACCGTACTTGCCCTGTTCACTGAAAGTCAGATCGTCGTGACAGCGGCGTTCGTGGTGTGGGGCGTTACCTTCGGCGGCATCCCGGCAATGATGCAGACCCGGATGCTGCATACAGCATCGTTTCGGCTGCGCGACCTCGCCGCCGCGCTGCAGACGACAGCGTTCAACATCGGCATCGGCGGCGGAGCCCTGCTCGGCAGCCTCATTCTCGACGGCTTCGACCTGACCGCGCTGCCTCTTGCGGCGATCGCCCTCTTCGCCGTCGGCCTTGTGCTGAGCGTGTCGACGGATGCGCTGCGCGTGGCTCGCGCCCGCCGCTCCATGCTCTGA
- the thpD gene encoding ectoine hydroxylase → MTATQTVQADVYPTRTGGAERVLDREDPTLYGAADDGPMDADTLSGYDRNGYLAIDELISSDEVAALTEELERLSADESVRRDERTVVEAASDEVRSIFEIHKVSDVFAKIAHDPRVVGRAKQLLGSDVYIHQSRVNFKPGFEGKEFMWHSDFETWHAEDGLPRMRTVSISISLTDNYSYNGPLMIMPGSHKKFVSCGGDTPEDNYKKSLIMQGAGTPEKETLTTFADTYGIDVLEGAAGGAIMFDCNCMHASNGNVTPFARSNVFIVFNSVENTAVEPFSTSSPRPEFAGARDFTPAG, encoded by the coding sequence GTGACTGCAACCCAGACAGTCCAGGCCGATGTTTACCCGACGCGCACAGGTGGCGCCGAGAGGGTGCTCGACCGCGAGGATCCCACACTCTATGGCGCGGCCGACGACGGCCCCATGGATGCTGACACGCTCAGCGGTTACGACCGCAACGGGTATCTGGCGATCGACGAGCTGATCAGTTCCGACGAGGTCGCCGCGCTGACGGAAGAACTCGAGCGCCTGTCCGCCGATGAGAGCGTGCGGCGCGATGAGCGCACCGTGGTCGAAGCCGCGAGTGACGAGGTGCGCTCGATCTTCGAGATCCACAAAGTCAGCGACGTATTTGCGAAGATCGCACATGACCCGCGAGTTGTGGGCAGAGCCAAGCAGTTGCTCGGCTCAGACGTCTACATCCATCAGTCGCGCGTGAACTTCAAGCCAGGTTTCGAGGGCAAGGAGTTCATGTGGCACTCGGATTTCGAGACGTGGCACGCAGAAGATGGCCTGCCGCGCATGCGCACGGTAAGCATCTCGATCTCGTTGACCGACAACTACTCGTACAACGGGCCGCTCATGATCATGCCCGGCTCGCACAAGAAGTTCGTGTCGTGCGGGGGTGATACTCCGGAAGACAACTACAAGAAGTCCCTCATCATGCAGGGCGCGGGTACTCCTGAGAAGGAGACCCTCACGACGTTCGCCGACACCTACGGCATCGACGTGCTCGAGGGCGCGGCCGGAGGTGCGATCATGTTCGACTGCAACTGTATGCACGCATCGAACGGCAACGTGACGCCCTTCGCGCGGTCCAACGTGTTCATTGTGTTCAACAGTGTGGAGAACACCGCTGTCGAACCGTTCTCGACGAGCAGTCCTCGCCCCGAGTTTGCGGGAGCTCGCGACTTCACGCCTGCGGGCTGA
- a CDS encoding ectoine synthase, with product MIVRSVEDVEGTDSDIKSENWRSKRIILAKEGVGFSVHETTLYAGTESEFWYANHIEAVFITQGEGTITDKATGETHELKPGTVYLLNDHDKHIVRPRTEIKCVCVFNPPVTGREVHDENGVYPLVIEEPAGA from the coding sequence ATGATCGTTCGTAGTGTAGAAGACGTCGAGGGCACAGACTCCGACATCAAGAGCGAGAACTGGCGCAGCAAGCGCATCATTCTTGCCAAGGAGGGCGTGGGCTTCTCCGTTCACGAGACCACGCTGTACGCCGGAACCGAGAGCGAGTTCTGGTACGCCAACCACATCGAGGCAGTGTTCATCACGCAGGGTGAGGGCACCATCACCGATAAGGCAACGGGCGAGACCCACGAGCTGAAGCCGGGAACGGTGTACCTGCTGAACGACCACGACAAGCACATCGTGCGCCCGCGCACCGAGATCAAGTGCGTGTGCGTTTTCAACCCGCCGGTAACAGGCCGCGAGGTGCACGACGAGAACGGCGTGTACCCGCTCGTTATCGAAGAACCAGCGGGCGCGTAA
- a CDS encoding RNA polymerase sigma factor: MTSTQSTLDVTWRIEGARIIAALARFTGDVGRAEDLVSDATLEALATWPDAGVPRNPAAWLTAVAKRRAIDSWRRDARLAERYAAMAQELDDQHPDNPADALEAVDDDVLRLVFIACHPVLSRESQVALTLRIVAGLTTTEIGRMLLAPVATVQARITRAKRTLAEAHVPFESPEPTELRERLAGVLSVVYLIFTEGYAATTGDTWMRRDLAREALRLGRTLAGLMPREPEVFALVALMEFQSSRFASRTDAAGQPVLLADQDRARWDHAQIRRGSDALKRADALGRGRGAYALQAAIAECHSRAPSIDDTDWDRVVVLYEALGRLAPNPIVDLNRAVAVSMATGPASALQIVDDLAAAGSLAGTHLLPSVRGELLAQLGRHDEARAEFESAAALTGNEREAEVLRGKAQRLN; the protein is encoded by the coding sequence ATGACCAGCACTCAGAGCACGCTCGACGTCACCTGGCGAATCGAGGGAGCACGCATCATTGCGGCGCTCGCCCGATTCACGGGTGACGTCGGGCGCGCCGAAGACCTGGTGAGCGATGCGACACTCGAGGCGCTCGCGACATGGCCGGATGCTGGTGTGCCACGCAACCCGGCGGCGTGGTTGACCGCTGTCGCCAAGCGCCGCGCGATCGACTCCTGGCGGCGCGATGCCCGGTTGGCCGAGCGGTACGCCGCAATGGCGCAAGAGCTCGACGACCAGCATCCGGATAACCCTGCCGACGCGCTGGAGGCAGTCGACGACGACGTGCTGCGGCTGGTGTTCATCGCCTGCCACCCGGTGCTCTCGCGCGAATCGCAGGTTGCACTCACGCTGCGCATTGTTGCCGGGCTCACCACGACGGAGATCGGGCGGATGCTGCTCGCCCCCGTCGCGACGGTGCAGGCGCGAATCACTCGGGCGAAGCGCACGCTCGCCGAGGCGCACGTGCCGTTCGAATCGCCCGAACCCACCGAGCTGCGGGAGCGGCTCGCCGGAGTGCTGAGCGTTGTCTACCTGATCTTCACCGAGGGCTACGCCGCAACAACCGGCGACACGTGGATGCGCCGTGATCTCGCCCGCGAGGCTCTACGGCTCGGCCGCACCCTGGCTGGGCTCATGCCTCGCGAGCCCGAGGTGTTCGCCCTTGTCGCGCTCATGGAATTTCAGTCCTCGCGATTCGCCAGCAGAACGGATGCTGCCGGGCAGCCGGTCTTACTTGCCGACCAAGACCGGGCGCGGTGGGATCACGCGCAGATTCGCCGCGGCAGCGATGCTCTTAAGCGCGCTGATGCGCTCGGTCGAGGGCGCGGTGCCTACGCGCTCCAAGCTGCGATCGCCGAGTGCCATTCTCGTGCGCCAAGCATCGACGACACCGATTGGGATCGCGTCGTCGTGCTCTACGAAGCGCTCGGGCGCCTCGCACCCAACCCGATCGTCGATCTCAATCGCGCAGTCGCCGTTTCGATGGCGACAGGGCCGGCGTCAGCTTTGCAGATCGTCGACGATCTTGCTGCGGCAGGCTCCCTTGCGGGCACACATCTGCTGCCGAGCGTACGCGGAGAGCTGCTCGCTCAGCTGGGCAGGCACGACGAGGCGCGGGCGGAGTTCGAGTCCGCCGCCGCACTCACGGGCAACGAGCGCGAGGCCGAAGTGCTGCGCGGCAAGGCGCAGCGCCTCAACTGA